A genomic region of Acidobacteriota bacterium contains the following coding sequences:
- a CDS encoding CocE/NonD family hydrolase, translating into MRDGVRLFTSIYTPEKKREKYPILLNRTPYTVSPYGKDKDGKDQFKGSLGPDALFAKEGYIFVYQDVRGRWMSEGKFEDVRPDIANTDKSKIDESTDTYDTIDWLIKNIPNNNGKVGIYGISYPGFYASAGSIDSHPALKACSPQAPVSDWYNGDDMHHNGAVFLAQNFSFFQGFGQDRPEPTSSGGYMKPWKGRNTQDGYDFYLQLGGLKEISDYYQTALGTRIKFWDEMMAHPNYDQFWKDRNILPKLKNITCSTMTVGGWYDNEDLYGALRTYQHIEKQNPGIYNVLVVGPWDHGGWSRNDGDWLGTAYFGSKTGEYYREKMELPFFDHFLKDKGDISAIKEVNLYDTGSHEWLGLENYEPKTSTNTAIYLTANGGLSFVPPKAAGRDEYLSDPANPVPYTQKITRNYPRDFMTEDQRFASTRPDVLVYQSEVLSEDITVTGDIKPSLFVASTGTDADFVVKLVDVFPDDHRYPDGQRPPQNSAWTVFQPGGYQMLLRGEPMPARFRNGFEKPQPLTPNAPTKLFFTMPGVAHTFKKGHRVMIQIQSTWFPLVARNPQQFLANPKQATASAFRKATQRIFYGGKTPSAIILPIQKK; encoded by the coding sequence ATGCGTGATGGTGTGAGGCTTTTCACCTCGATCTACACGCCGGAGAAGAAGCGAGAGAAATATCCGATACTGTTGAACCGTACGCCGTACACGGTTTCTCCCTATGGCAAGGATAAGGACGGCAAGGACCAGTTCAAAGGCTCGCTCGGGCCCGACGCTCTGTTTGCAAAGGAAGGTTATATCTTTGTTTATCAGGACGTGCGCGGCCGTTGGATGAGCGAAGGCAAGTTCGAGGACGTCCGTCCCGATATTGCCAACACCGATAAGTCCAAAATAGACGAGTCTACTGACACTTACGACACTATAGATTGGCTGATCAAGAACATTCCGAACAATAACGGCAAGGTCGGCATTTACGGTATTTCTTATCCCGGCTTTTATGCATCTGCGGGCTCGATCGATTCGCACCCTGCACTAAAGGCGTGCTCTCCGCAGGCTCCGGTCAGTGATTGGTACAACGGCGACGACATGCACCACAACGGCGCAGTCTTCCTTGCTCAGAATTTCTCTTTTTTTCAGGGTTTCGGACAAGACAGGCCCGAGCCGACCTCGTCCGGCGGCTATATGAAGCCTTGGAAGGGCCGCAATACGCAGGACGGCTACGACTTTTATCTGCAGCTCGGCGGCCTTAAGGAGATCTCCGACTATTATCAAACCGCCCTCGGTACCCGAATCAAATTTTGGGACGAAATGATGGCCCACCCGAACTACGACCAGTTCTGGAAGGACCGCAATATACTGCCGAAGCTAAAAAACATTACTTGCTCGACCATGACAGTCGGCGGCTGGTACGACAACGAGGACCTTTACGGTGCCCTTCGCACGTATCAACACATCGAGAAACAAAATCCCGGCATTTATAATGTTCTTGTCGTCGGCCCTTGGGATCACGGCGGCTGGAGCCGGAACGACGGCGACTGGCTAGGAACTGCGTATTTTGGCAGTAAGACGGGCGAGTATTACCGCGAGAAGATGGAATTGCCCTTTTTCGATCATTTTCTTAAGGATAAAGGCGATATTTCGGCAATTAAAGAGGTAAATTTATACGATACGGGCTCGCACGAGTGGCTCGGGCTGGAGAATTACGAGCCGAAGACCTCGACCAACACCGCGATCTATCTGACGGCGAACGGCGGCCTCTCGTTTGTCCCGCCAAAAGCCGCCGGCCGCGACGAATACCTCTCCGATCCGGCCAATCCGGTTCCTTACACGCAAAAGATCACACGCAATTACCCACGAGACTTCATGACGGAGGATCAGAGATTCGCGAGTACGAGGCCGGACGTGCTTGTCTATCAAAGCGAAGTGCTCTCCGAGGACATCACGGTCACCGGCGACATCAAGCCGTCGCTGTTTGTCGCATCGACCGGCACGGATGCGGACTTTGTCGTCAAGCTCGTGGATGTTTTCCCTGACGATCATCGCTATCCCGACGGCCAGCGTCCCCCGCAAAACTCTGCGTGGACGGTTTTTCAACCAGGCGGCTACCAAATGTTATTGCGCGGCGAGCCGATGCCGGCCAGGTTCCGGAATGGATTCGAAAAGCCCCAACCGCTTACACCGAATGCCCCCACGAAGCTGTTCTTTACTATGCCAGGCGTCGCCCATACGTTCAAAAAGGGTCATCGTGTCATGATCCAGATACAAAGCACGTGGTTTCCGCTCGTCGCCCGCAACCCGCAGCAATTCCTGGCGAACCCGAAACAGGCGACCGCAAGCGCGTTTCGAAAGGCGACACAGCGCATCTTTTACGGCGGAAAGACACCGTCGGCGATTATTCTGCCGATTCAAAAGAAATAG
- a CDS encoding HAMP domain-containing protein — protein sequence MKLFLKIFLWFMVAISLMVGVMYFVTRTFQTEPMVNRWERSTRNQLVVYAGTVEQIARSEGEAGVRAFLTRLRDLEPPREVDLVAADDTIWFGQNEDVVDSLDLIARTRVSGKAETDLSADERSIAAAPVNFPDGRKFVLVLQWERAGPQGGLFFGSWLANLRLIGILLTAFVVCSLLAMYLTSPIRKLRNATKRLADGELETRVAAELGRRRDELADLARDFDNMAERIGSLITSQQRMTQDISHELRSPLARMNVALEIAKQKANPESAPMLERIGTESMRLNEMISRILMLAKLESGSDDYEHRRLDLAELVKDVAADADFEAQANGKVVEVSAADKCSVMGSENLLRSAIENVLRNAVRYTADRTVVDVSLSSNNGHAVLKVSDHGGGVPQDELANLFRPFYRVGEDRTRRTGGIGLGLAIAERAVKAHKGKIAASNVNGGLQVEIRLDTV from the coding sequence ATGAAGTTATTTTTAAAGATCTTTCTTTGGTTCATGGTGGCGATCTCTCTGATGGTCGGCGTCATGTATTTCGTTACGCGGACATTTCAAACAGAGCCGATGGTCAACCGCTGGGAACGATCGACGCGCAATCAGCTGGTAGTCTATGCGGGCACTGTCGAGCAGATCGCCCGCAGTGAAGGCGAGGCGGGCGTTCGTGCCTTTTTGACAAGGCTCCGTGACCTCGAGCCGCCGCGGGAAGTTGACCTTGTGGCTGCGGACGATACGATCTGGTTTGGCCAGAACGAAGATGTAGTAGATTCACTTGACCTGATCGCGCGGACACGTGTGAGCGGTAAGGCCGAGACCGATCTTTCAGCAGATGAGCGTTCGATCGCAGCCGCTCCGGTCAATTTTCCTGACGGACGAAAGTTCGTATTGGTCCTGCAGTGGGAGAGAGCGGGGCCGCAAGGCGGACTTTTCTTCGGTTCGTGGCTGGCAAATCTGCGGCTTATCGGTATCCTGCTGACTGCATTTGTCGTGTGTTCACTGCTTGCGATGTACCTGACATCGCCGATCCGTAAGCTCCGCAATGCCACGAAGCGTCTGGCGGACGGCGAACTCGAAACTCGTGTTGCTGCGGAGTTAGGCCGGCGTCGTGATGAACTTGCGGACCTTGCCCGAGATTTTGACAATATGGCCGAACGGATCGGTTCACTTATCACGTCGCAGCAACGGATGACGCAGGATATCTCGCACGAATTGCGTTCGCCTCTTGCTAGAATGAATGTCGCTCTCGAGATCGCCAAGCAAAAGGCAAATCCCGAATCTGCTCCGATGCTCGAACGCATCGGGACCGAATCGATGCGGCTTAACGAGATGATCTCGCGGATCCTGATGCTCGCCAAACTCGAAAGCGGAAGCGACGATTACGAACACCGACGTTTGGATCTGGCTGAACTCGTTAAAGATGTAGCGGCCGATGCTGATTTTGAGGCGCAGGCCAATGGAAAAGTCGTCGAGGTTTCTGCTGCGGACAAATGCTCGGTGATGGGTAGCGAAAACCTGCTTCGCAGTGCTATCGAGAATGTGTTGCGGAACGCGGTTCGCTACACTGCGGACCGGACGGTTGTTGATGTTTCGCTTTCATCGAACAACGGACATGCTGTACTTAAGGTCTCGGATCATGGCGGTGGCGTACCGCAGGACGAACTTGCGAATCTGTTCCGACCGTTCTATCGCGTCGGTGAAGATCGTACTCGTCGGACAGGCGGCATCGGGCTCGGCCTTGCGATCGCCGAACGTGCTGTCAAAGCACATAAAGGCAAGATCGCCGCGTCGAACGTCAATGGCGGCCTACAGGTCGAGATAAGGCTCGACACAGTCTAA
- a CDS encoding response regulator encodes MNKILIIDDDEELCELVSEYLTVEGFTIESVNDGQSGLDRALSGDYDMVILDVMLPKMNGFDVLRNLREQSKLPVIMLTARGDDMERIVGLEIGADDYLPKPFNPRELAARLRAILRRSEPVLDESGAGEKLDIDGIQVSAASRIATCDGVELNLTSVEFELLSELLREAGKIIKKDDLSERVLERKLSPFDRSLDMHISNLRKKLGVRADGSERIKTIRSVGYIYTLV; translated from the coding sequence ATGAATAAGATCCTGATCATTGATGACGACGAAGAGCTCTGTGAACTTGTGTCAGAATATTTGACCGTCGAGGGCTTTACGATCGAATCTGTCAATGACGGTCAGAGCGGTCTCGATCGGGCACTGTCGGGCGACTATGACATGGTCATCCTCGACGTTATGCTGCCGAAGATGAACGGTTTTGATGTGCTGCGAAATCTGCGTGAGCAATCAAAACTTCCGGTCATCATGCTCACTGCCCGCGGCGACGATATGGAACGCATTGTCGGCCTCGAGATCGGTGCAGATGATTATCTTCCAAAGCCGTTCAATCCGCGTGAACTTGCTGCGAGACTGAGGGCGATATTGCGGCGAAGCGAACCGGTGCTCGACGAATCAGGTGCGGGCGAAAAGCTGGATATTGACGGCATACAAGTTTCCGCAGCATCCCGCATCGCCACTTGCGATGGTGTTGAATTGAATCTTACGTCGGTTGAGTTCGAACTGCTCAGCGAACTGCTCCGCGAAGCCGGCAAGATCATCAAAAAAGATGACCTCAGTGAACGGGTGCTCGAACGTAAGTTATCGCCCTTCGATCGAAGCCTCGATATGCATATCAGCAATCTGCGAAAGAAATTAGGCGTCCGTGCGGACGGCAGCGAGCGAATAAAAACGATCAGATCTGTTGGTTATATTTACACGTTGGTATGA
- a CDS encoding Spy/CpxP family protein refolding chaperone codes for MKKIVLAIIAVAVVATGAIFVIAQKRANTGGGHGFGHGRGDRMGMALRGLDLSDEQKAKVKEIMEANKAEFEPTMQAMKDNRAKIQTLGTDGTFDQARVEGLAKEQGDLVAKTIVQKASVKAQVFAVLTDEQKAKAAEMRTKFEGRGKDHKGFGGKHGGSEF; via the coding sequence ATGAAAAAGATAGTATTAGCGATCATAGCAGTTGCGGTTGTGGCAACCGGAGCGATATTCGTAATAGCTCAGAAACGAGCTAACACCGGCGGTGGACACGGCTTCGGCCATGGCCGCGGAGATAGGATGGGAATGGCCCTTCGCGGCCTCGACCTTAGCGACGAGCAAAAGGCCAAGGTCAAGGAGATAATGGAAGCCAACAAAGCTGAATTTGAACCGACGATGCAGGCCATGAAGGACAATCGAGCCAAGATCCAAACACTCGGCACCGACGGCACCTTTGATCAGGCTCGGGTAGAAGGATTGGCGAAAGAACAGGGCGATCTCGTTGCCAAAACGATCGTTCAGAAGGCAAGCGTAAAGGCTCAGGTCTTTGCGGTCCTGACGGACGAACAGAAGGCAAAGGCCGCAGAGATGCGAACCAAATTTGAGGGACGCGGCAAAGACCACAAGGGCTTTGGCGGCAAACACGGCGGATCTGAATTCTAA
- the nagA gene encoding N-acetylglucosamine-6-phosphate deacetylase, translated as MTTKLLRNCRTSQGNEIGSIFVVDGTIAELWGDDPAGEYAQVFDLAEALVSPGFVDVHNHGAVGVDVNSATADDLLTVGAYLAKNGVTAWMPTLVPDSDENYRRVIDAIDEVMVRQADLAIAQVIGVHYEGVYASAKMCGALRPEFFRSGRPLEERTTPSAQSGGHPSLVRRGAIDLPKLREGVHMTTLAPEIDGGIELIETLVSQGWIVSIGHTEADAETLDAAFDAGARHLTHLFNAMTGIHHRNMGVAGWGLYNEQVTFDIIADGVHVRPEMISVACHAKSPSKVSLISDSIAPTGLGDGAFDLWGEKITVRNGRTKNERGSIAGSVSTMHDGVGMMRSLGFSDSDIANMASTNPARLLGIDSDRGSIEIGKRADLVALDADGNIKMTMIGGKVVE; from the coding sequence ATGACGACGAAATTGCTACGAAATTGCAGGACTTCCCAAGGTAACGAAATAGGTTCGATCTTTGTCGTCGATGGAACGATCGCGGAGCTTTGGGGCGACGATCCTGCAGGTGAATACGCACAGGTCTTTGATCTGGCGGAAGCTCTTGTTTCGCCGGGGTTTGTGGATGTTCATAATCATGGGGCGGTTGGCGTCGATGTAAATTCGGCGACGGCGGATGATCTGCTGACTGTTGGCGCGTACCTCGCAAAGAATGGCGTGACGGCGTGGATGCCGACGCTGGTGCCTGATTCGGATGAGAATTATCGGCGTGTTATCGACGCTATCGATGAAGTGATGGTGCGGCAGGCGGACCTTGCGATCGCTCAGGTTATCGGTGTGCATTACGAGGGCGTGTACGCCAGTGCGAAGATGTGCGGGGCACTTCGGCCTGAGTTCTTTCGCAGTGGTCGACCTCTGGAAGAGAGAACCACCCCGTCCGCCCAAAGCGGCGGCCACCCCTCCTTGGTAAGGAGGGGAGCTATTGACTTGCCGAAGCTGCGCGAAGGCGTTCACATGACCACTTTGGCTCCGGAGATCGACGGCGGGATCGAGTTGATCGAAACGCTTGTGAGCCAAGGTTGGATCGTTTCGATCGGGCATACGGAGGCGGACGCTGAGACGTTGGATGCCGCATTTGACGCCGGTGCGAGGCACCTGACGCATCTTTTCAACGCAATGACGGGCATACACCACCGAAATATGGGTGTCGCGGGCTGGGGACTCTATAACGAGCAGGTTACCTTCGATATTATTGCGGACGGCGTGCATGTTAGGCCCGAGATGATCAGTGTGGCATGTCACGCGAAATCGCCCAGCAAGGTATCGCTTATTAGCGATTCCATTGCTCCGACCGGTCTCGGTGACGGGGCGTTCGATCTTTGGGGCGAAAAGATCACAGTGAGGAACGGCCGAACGAAGAACGAACGCGGCAGCATTGCGGGTTCTGTTTCCACTATGCACGACGGTGTAGGGATGATGCGGTCACTTGGCTTTTCGGATAGCGATATCGCGAACATGGCCTCGACAAATCCCGCGAGATTGCTCGGCATCGATTCGGATCGCGGTTCGATAGAGATTGGAAAACGAGCTGACCTAGTCGCGCTTGATGCTGACGGAAATATAAAAATGACAATGATCGGCGGCAAGGTCGTTGAATAA
- a CDS encoding carboxypeptidase regulatory-like domain-containing protein: MKRKTLCSILAAFALTLSLAGLAAAQEITGSIVGSVKDANGAAVAGATVIVTDPSKDNLVVRTVTSNEDGGFSVPGIPSSVYTVTVEAANFKKAVSTNIKVDVGARRSVDVRVEAGRIDETVTVTADALAVELTTPTAGTTISGDQVREISINNRNWIQLLTLAPGVSSNLSDQVYVGNFNPEGQANTVNISVNGARSSQNTFTVDGADVTDRGSNLTIQTFPSVDSIGEFKVLRSLYPAESGRSGGGQVNVVTRSGTSKFHGSFFEFVRNEKFNANSYFNNQNASLRDASGKAQRPPFRYNNYGFTIGGPVYFLKFGEKDPGESYFGKWPKTYFFFSEEQRKDRRSILLGGPAVVPSAGMRNGVFSFPICLSGTISGTTRTCNQILPAGTPIASVVPISSVAASYVANIYSKIALPNVDPYRLRLNVPYQADFRQEILKIDTSLTDSLTAYYRYQQDKIPTSEVNSIFGSGSGIPGVSLADVNSPGRTHTLQSTYIVSPKLIVEGRINYSYGAILLRNAGLIARSNSPVNVPLPYATSDPRVPNMAISGLNTLTAFGDYDNFSDKVDLGANLTYIFGNHTVKFGASHSKYRKYENQLGGTPQGAFSGFNNSTLASPTQGTICINPTTNVPTTCTGNQNIEQSFANFLMGNNVSFTQTKLDITADFRQRNFEAYVQDEFRATRNLTLYLGVRYSFFGSPWDRNGRLANFDPLAFNIAQAPTVRGNGTRVTGTGNFCNGIVVNAQNYTTGPASYNCTPTISPDGQYIVKAPKFNFAPRIGLAWDPFGKGTTVARMGYGIYHEQTLIGFFEQNLGANPPYQETITVNNTRLDQPIPVGSNPAVVASENSPNLIRGVDRDFKTPYMQHWSLDIQHSLDKKTLLSVGYYGSKGTNLIGVADINNLRPGYALTQQCATGTSTTPTVACQAVNATTQLPVVFTSSAGSLILDQIRPYRGWRNISMIQPRYNSNYHSLQISAIRRFTGASQVQLAYTWSKNLTDNQTDRSTAPQNAYDIGQEYGRAALDRRHITTVNYIYELPWYTSQKGIVGKLLGGWQVSGIVTHQTGLPFTATYGSFDPAGIGFLGASPAGGRAYVLSNPNVGGAQTQQQWFNTAAFLGLPAPTSFPAYPGTSSRGLIEGPPTFRVDFTLTKNIRFTESMRLQLRGEAFNVLNRTNFTTLGLAASTPTSFGTVTGTRDPRVIQLGIKFYY; the protein is encoded by the coding sequence ATGAAAAGGAAAACATTGTGTTCGATCTTAGCGGCATTTGCCCTCACCTTGAGCCTTGCCGGACTTGCTGCTGCACAGGAAATCACGGGCTCGATCGTCGGATCCGTAAAGGATGCTAACGGTGCAGCCGTTGCCGGAGCGACCGTTATTGTGACGGATCCGTCGAAGGACAATCTCGTTGTTCGTACGGTTACTTCGAATGAAGACGGTGGATTTTCAGTACCTGGAATTCCTTCGAGCGTGTACACCGTGACCGTGGAAGCGGCTAACTTCAAAAAAGCGGTCAGTACGAATATTAAGGTCGATGTTGGTGCAAGGCGATCGGTCGACGTTAGGGTCGAAGCCGGACGCATCGACGAAACTGTGACCGTGACGGCTGACGCTTTGGCTGTGGAACTAACAACGCCGACAGCGGGAACGACTATCAGCGGTGATCAAGTTCGAGAGATCTCGATCAATAACCGCAATTGGATCCAACTGCTTACACTTGCCCCCGGTGTTTCGTCCAATTTGTCGGATCAGGTCTACGTCGGTAATTTTAATCCTGAAGGACAGGCCAACACGGTAAATATTTCGGTCAATGGTGCCCGATCCAGTCAAAATACTTTTACAGTTGACGGAGCCGATGTCACGGATCGTGGATCCAATCTGACGATCCAGACCTTCCCAAGTGTCGATTCGATCGGTGAATTTAAGGTCCTTCGGTCCTTATATCCGGCGGAATCGGGCAGAAGCGGTGGAGGCCAGGTCAATGTCGTGACCCGAAGCGGAACCAGTAAGTTTCATGGTTCATTCTTCGAATTCGTCCGAAACGAGAAGTTCAACGCAAACTCATATTTTAATAATCAGAATGCATCTCTTCGTGATGCTTCAGGCAAGGCACAACGGCCTCCATTTCGATACAACAATTATGGGTTCACGATCGGCGGCCCGGTCTACTTCTTAAAATTTGGCGAAAAGGACCCTGGCGAAAGCTATTTTGGTAAATGGCCTAAGACGTACTTTTTCTTTTCAGAAGAGCAGAGAAAGGATAGAAGGTCGATACTTCTAGGCGGGCCTGCGGTCGTCCCTTCAGCCGGAATGAGAAACGGAGTATTTTCGTTTCCGATCTGCCTAAGCGGCACGATCTCCGGCACGACCCGAACATGTAACCAGATACTGCCCGCGGGCACACCGATCGCTTCTGTAGTTCCGATCAGCTCGGTGGCTGCATCGTATGTGGCCAATATTTACAGTAAGATCGCGTTGCCTAACGTCGACCCATATAGGCTGAGACTAAATGTTCCATATCAAGCGGACTTCCGTCAGGAGATATTAAAAATTGACACGTCGTTAACGGATTCTTTGACCGCGTATTATAGATACCAACAGGACAAGATCCCGACGTCGGAAGTAAATTCGATCTTCGGCAGCGGCTCGGGAATTCCCGGAGTCTCGTTGGCCGACGTAAACTCACCCGGAAGGACGCACACGCTCCAGTCGACATATATTGTCAGTCCTAAGTTGATAGTCGAAGGAAGGATAAACTACTCGTATGGAGCGATCCTGCTTAGGAATGCCGGTCTGATCGCACGAAGTAATTCGCCGGTCAACGTTCCGCTGCCTTACGCTACTAGTGACCCTCGCGTTCCGAATATGGCGATCTCCGGTTTGAATACTCTCACGGCATTCGGTGATTACGATAATTTTTCGGACAAAGTTGACCTGGGTGCCAACCTGACCTATATATTCGGTAACCACACAGTCAAGTTTGGTGCATCACACTCGAAATACCGTAAGTATGAGAATCAGCTCGGTGGAACTCCTCAGGGTGCATTTAGCGGGTTCAATAACTCGACCCTCGCAAGCCCCACTCAAGGCACGATCTGCATCAATCCGACAACGAATGTACCAACTACCTGTACGGGTAATCAGAATATCGAACAGAGTTTTGCGAATTTCCTAATGGGAAATAATGTAAGTTTTACCCAAACTAAGCTTGATATTACGGCGGATTTCAGACAGCGTAATTTCGAGGCATATGTTCAGGACGAGTTTAGAGCGACGCGAAACCTCACATTGTATCTCGGTGTTCGTTATTCATTTTTCGGATCGCCCTGGGATAGGAATGGAAGATTGGCAAATTTCGATCCTCTTGCATTCAATATCGCACAGGCCCCGACGGTTCGCGGAAACGGAACTCGAGTGACAGGGACCGGGAATTTTTGTAACGGTATCGTAGTAAACGCCCAGAACTATACTACGGGGCCGGCATCGTACAACTGTACTCCAACTATATCTCCCGATGGACAATATATCGTTAAAGCACCGAAATTCAATTTTGCCCCGCGTATAGGTTTGGCATGGGATCCGTTTGGTAAGGGAACCACGGTTGCGAGAATGGGTTACGGTATTTACCACGAGCAAACGTTAATTGGCTTCTTTGAACAGAATCTAGGTGCAAATCCGCCTTATCAAGAGACGATCACGGTCAACAATACGCGGTTGGATCAGCCGATCCCGGTTGGATCAAATCCTGCAGTTGTTGCCTCCGAGAATTCTCCGAATCTCATACGAGGTGTCGACAGGGACTTCAAGACGCCTTATATGCAGCATTGGTCGCTGGATATTCAACATTCGCTTGATAAGAAGACGTTATTGTCGGTCGGATATTATGGATCAAAAGGTACTAACCTGATCGGCGTTGCGGACATCAACAATCTGCGGCCGGGATATGCACTTACTCAGCAGTGTGCGACCGGTACTTCGACGACTCCGACCGTTGCTTGTCAGGCGGTTAACGCAACGACCCAGTTACCGGTGGTATTTACTTCGTCGGCAGGATCGCTGATATTGGATCAGATCCGGCCTTATCGCGGCTGGCGAAATATCTCGATGATCCAACCACGATATAACTCGAACTACCACAGTTTGCAGATATCGGCCATCAGGCGATTTACCGGTGCATCACAGGTTCAGTTGGCTTATACATGGTCAAAGAACCTTACAGATAACCAAACAGATCGCTCGACGGCTCCTCAGAATGCGTATGATATTGGGCAGGAGTATGGCAGAGCAGCGCTTGACCGTCGGCATATAACCACCGTCAATTACATTTATGAGCTGCCGTGGTATACGAGCCAGAAAGGCATCGTGGGTAAGCTCTTAGGCGGATGGCAGGTTTCCGGTATCGTTACACACCAGACCGGTTTACCGTTCACGGCGACCTACGGGTCTTTTGATCCTGCCGGAATTGGTTTTCTGGGCGCTTCACCTGCCGGAGGCAGAGCGTATGTATTGAGTAACCCCAATGTTGGCGGAGCGCAAACACAGCAGCAGTGGTTCAATACAGCAGCCTTTTTGGGTCTGCCTGCTCCTACGAGCTTCCCGGCCTATCCGGGGACGTCTTCGCGTGGTTTGATCGAAGGCCCGCCGACGTTCAGAGTCGATTTCACATTGACCAAGAACATTCGGTTTACCGAATCAATGCGATTGCAGCTTCGCGGTGAGGCGTTCAATGTGCTAAATCGTACTAATTTCACTACTTTAGGACTCGCTGCCTCTACGCCAACCTCGTTTGGAACGGTGACCGGAACCAGGGATCCAAGAGTGATACAGTTGGGTATCAAGTTCTACTACTAA